Proteins from a single region of Pseudomonas fulva:
- a CDS encoding CreA family protein — MKAGWLGLLCLLPLWVSAEEIGQVSTVFKWLGPNDKIVVEAFDDPKVAGVTCYLSRAKTGGVKGGLGLAEDRAEASIACRQVGPISFAGELKDGEEVFRERTSLVFKTMQVVRFFDQKRNTLVYLVYSDRIIEGSPQNAVTAIPILPWPKGS, encoded by the coding sequence ATGAAGGCGGGATGGCTGGGGTTGTTGTGTCTGTTGCCGCTGTGGGTGTCTGCCGAGGAAATCGGGCAGGTGTCTACCGTGTTCAAGTGGCTCGGGCCAAACGACAAGATTGTGGTCGAGGCCTTTGACGATCCGAAGGTGGCGGGCGTGACCTGCTACCTGTCGCGGGCCAAGACCGGCGGTGTGAAAGGTGGCCTCGGTCTGGCCGAGGATCGCGCCGAGGCTTCGATCGCCTGCCGCCAGGTGGGGCCGATCAGCTTTGCCGGCGAGCTCAAGGATGGCGAGGAGGTATTTCGCGAGCGTACCTCGCTGGTGTTCAAGACCATGCAGGTCGTGCGCTTCTTCGACCAGAAGCGCAACACCCTGGTGTACCTGGTCTACAGCGATCGCATCATCGAGGGCAGCCCGCAAAATGCGGTGACGGCCATCCCGATCCTGCCCTGGCCGAAGGGTAGCTGA